From a single Sorghum bicolor cultivar BTx623 chromosome 5, Sorghum_bicolor_NCBIv3, whole genome shotgun sequence genomic region:
- the LOC110435835 gene encoding uncharacterized protein LOC110435835, which produces MARLTACFVLSGILLLATGICSGNGQIVEEPFPTNPVTGCLQFRPDGHLPLTWPVPWVFEFLAKLPPLRIISKGDPSLSIAADDNGNVFLAKTNCSDLRQLWVQHFPYPGENRFALVNLAKEYEMRAPMILEDGPYPMKLGKYAPLDVPAYALWTQDTPLLCAGFYKIRSCYKDERLVLDGLHGNVHEGTVVGAYPADHSADNVLWKMEGFLSNHP; this is translated from the exons ATGGCGAGGCTCACTGCTTGCTTTGTTCTGTCAGGCATCCTACTGCTTGCCACCGGGATTTGTTCCGGAAATGGGCAGATCGTCGAGGAGCCGTTTCCAACCAATCCGGTTACCGGGTGTTTGCAGTTTCGTCCTGATGGTCATCTTCCCCTTACCTGGCCTGTGCCTTGGGTATTCGAGTTCCTTGCCAAGTTGCCGCCGTTGAGGATAATCAGCAAGGGAGACCCAAGCCTGAGCATAGCCGCTGATGACAACGGCAATGTTTTTCTTGCCAAAAccaactgctcggacctccgaCAG CTGTGGGTTCAGCATTTCCCCTACCCTGGTGAGAATCGATTCGCGCTGGTGAACCTCGCCAAGGAATATGAGATGCGGGCACCCATGATCCTTGAAGACGGTCCTTACCCG ATGAAGCTAGGGAAATATGCGCCCTTGGACGTGCCTGCGTATGCGTTGTGGACGCAAGACACCCCGCTCTTATGTGCTGGCTTTTACAAGATACGGTCCTGCTACAAAGATGAACGTTTGGTCCTGGACGGACTACATGGGAACGTACACGAGGGCACAGTCGTAGGGGCCTATCCTGCTGACCATTCTGCGGATAACGTCCTATGGAAGATG